The DNA sequence TTCTTCAGTTCTTCAGTTCTTCAGTTCTTCAGTTCTTCAGGTCTTCAGGTCTTCAGGTCTTCAGGTCTTTAGGCTGAAGGCTGAAGGCTGAAGGCTGAAGGATAGGGTTACCGCCCGTGCCGACTGCTTTCTGCCTACTCCTTACTCCCTACTCCCTACTGCTTACTGCCTACTCCCTACCCCCCTGCCCTTCCGTCCTTAAGCCTTTTGCCCTCTCCTCATTTTCTCAGCTTCAACCTTTCTTGATCGCTTCTCAGCCTCCCAGCTTCCCAGCCTTTTTATTCGTCCCTCGTCATTCATCTCTAGTCAATCATCAATCACCACTACCCTTCCGCCCCCGATCCCTGACCCCTGACCCCTGCCCCCTGTTCCCTGGTCCCTGACACCCGATCCCTGACCCCTGGCCCCTGACACCCGATCCCTGACCCCTGGCCCCTGATTCTTCGCCTTCTCTCCCGTATCGCCAGCCGGATCAGGTCGTACAGCATGACAATCGGGTCTCTGGTCAGGCTGATCTTGGAGCCGGTCTGTTCCACAAGCGTCACCGGTATTCGGCAGATTTTCAACCCCAGGCGCCGGGCCAGGATAAATATTTCCACATCAAAGGCATAGCCCCATACGTTCAGCCGGGGAAATATTTGCCGGGCGGCCGCGCGGCTGAACCCCTTGAAACCGCACTGGGTATCCCGAACCGCCAGCTTGAAAAGACGGGCCACCAGGCCGGAAAACACCCGGCTGGCAATGCTTCGGGCCTGACCGACAGGCAGATGGCGACCCGGATCTGATAGTTCGCGCGCGCCCACAACCAGATCGCACGTTTCCTGGTAAAAAGCGTTCATAGCCGCATCCAGAGCCTCCGGGCGGTAAGGCAGATCCGCATCCGTAAAAAAAAGAAACCGTCCGGCGGCCTGCTGCATCCCCTGCTGAATCGCAAACCCCTTGCCGCGGTTTTGGGCCAATCGCAACGGTTTTACAAACGGCATGTCACCCAGGCCGGAAATTATCTCCCAGGTATTGTCGCTGCTGCCGTCGTCCACACAGATGATTTCAAAACCGGAAAACCGGTCCCGGCAGAAAGCCCTCAAGGCCGTCAGGGAGGCCAGAATGCGTCCAGCTTCATTATAGGCCGGAATCACAATCGATACGGAGTCTTGCCACTTGGCTTTCACCTGATTCATCTCCATTTGCCGACGACTTCTAAAATTGCATGTTTAAGAACATGGCTCACGCCACACGGCGCAGGGCTTACGGAATAAACTGACATTACCTTCCCTGAGCCGTCCGCCTTGCGCCCTGCGCCATAAGCCGTTTAATCGCCAATCCTCAATCGTCCCTCGTCAATCACCAATCGCCAATCAACAATCATCAATCAACAATCCCCCCGCCGTCACCCCTACCCACACCCATCCCAGAATGATCAGCGCCCCCACACCCAGCCAGTACAGGCGGGTCTGGACAAACCAGTTCTGAAAGTCCTTGACATGGACGGTCGTCTGGACGACAGCGGCATACGCTACGCCGGAATCTTGGTATGTCAGGGTGCAAAACACCGGGTAGGTTGCGCTGCCGGCGCCATGGCGGTGTGTCAGCGGAAAATCGACGGCGGCGGTCTCAAACGGCTTTAATTTGATGTGCTTTTGTTTTTGGGGCGTCGTCAGTCTGCGGGGAAGATAAAGGGTGGCAAAGACATCCCGGGATTTGGAATCCCCGCTGCTCACCTGGACGGATAAACTTTCGTTTGCTTTCAGGGTTAGTTCCGGCGCCCGGCCGGACAAAATCCCGGCGCCGGACGATCCCAGCTTAAAAGTGCCAGCGGAGAGCGCAGTAAGCGTCAGCCGGCTGACATCGTGATAAATAACCTCTCCCACAAAGGGAAACTCCCCCTTTAGGTTTGCGGGCAACGGAACATCGAGCTGAAATGACCGGTTCTGCTTCACCCCCAGCTGATCCACGGCATCGGCGCTGTGAAGGCGATCGAAAATATAAAGATTGGCCTGTACCCCGTAAGCGGGCTCGCTTCCGTTGTTTTCCACAAAAACATCCGCCTGTATCCGGTCCGCATAAATGGTCAGGGTCGTCCGGGTGCTGATAGCCAGGGTTCCCCCCAAACAGGGGGCTGCCGGGAGAATGGATGCCAGCACAAAAATAATGACCCGAAAAATCGGCAGCATTCGCTCCTCAGAAATGTTGCGGGTTGCGGGTTGCGAGTTGCCGGTGAAAAAGTTCATGAGCCCACCATTTGCCGACTGCTTTCTCCTTACTGCCTACTCCCTGCTGCATACTGCCTACTGCTAACCGGCCACTCGTCACTATTTACCCGTCACTGCCATTTCAGTCTTAAGCCTTTCTCCACGCCCCCCGATCCCTATCCAAATACCTTCCACCACTTTCGCTCGATCCTGCGTCGCGGCTCCGGCACTGCAAAGGATTCTCCGGCCAGGATCGCTGCCGGCCAGTCGGTCACCATCGCCCGTGCGGTCTTTTCATCCCCGATGACATGGGCGGCGGCTTCAACGGCCTGGGAGAGTATCGGGGGACGGTGCCGGGAAGAATGCGCATCCGAGGCGATGACATGGACCAGTCGTCTTTTCAGGAGTTCGTGGGCGCACGCCATGGCCGCCTCGCCCAGTTCGCCGGTGACGCTCATGGCCGTAATCTGGATTAAAGATCCCATTTCCACCAGTTCATACAGAAAGTCGAGCCGGTTCTGAAACACCAGATTTCTTTCCGGATGCGTGATAATCGGGGTTATGTTGTTGAGTTTCAGCTTGAACAGTTCGTTGCGGGACTCGGCCGGAATTACCTGGGAAGGAAATTCGGCCAGGATATAACGCCCGTTCAGGTTGATCGTCAGGGCTTCTTCGGCCGCGACCCGCTCCGCCATGCCGAGGCAGATGCGGGCATCCGACCCCGGGCAGATTTTCAAAGCCAGCCTCTCGGCCGCTAAAACTTCTCTCAGGTTCTTGAGAAGGTCGGTCACTTTTTCAAGGGGGTTGTAATATACGTCGTTGAGGCTGTGGGGGGTGGCCACCACCGTGTGGATGCCGTCGACAACGGCCTGCCGCGCCATTTCGATGCTTTCCGACACATCGGCTGCGCCGTCGTCAATACCCGGCAGAATATGGCAGTGCAGGTCAA is a window from the Desulfobacterales bacterium genome containing:
- a CDS encoding glycosyltransferase, translating into MNQVKAKWQDSVSIVIPAYNEAGRILASLTALRAFCRDRFSGFEIICVDDGSSDNTWEIISGLGDMPFVKPLRLAQNRGKGFAIQQGMQQAAGRFLFFTDADLPYRPEALDAAMNAFYQETCDLVVGARELSDPGRHLPVGQARSIASRVFSGLVARLFKLAVRDTQCGFKGFSRAAARQIFPRLNVWGYAFDVEIFILARRLGLKICRIPVTLVEQTGSKISLTRDPIVMLYDLIRLAIRERRRRIRGQGSGIGCQGPGVRDRVSGTREQGAGVRGQGSGAEG